A stretch of Eleutherodactylus coqui strain aEleCoq1 chromosome 2, aEleCoq1.hap1, whole genome shotgun sequence DNA encodes these proteins:
- the LOC136610453 gene encoding olfactory receptor 11L1-like, with protein MQHNSSNKVTNILLLGFENLHNFEIFLFLFFLLIFCVTVCGNLLIILVVSYNRSLHSPMYFFLTQLSFLDILLTTIIVPNLLRLMLYEGGFVSFNGCLIQFFSFSASEAMECFLLSVMSYDRYQAICHPLHYNSVMDLTFCIKAVVLCWVMTFAVILTLSIMMSRLDFCGPNIIDHFFCDLDPILQLSCSDTFFVKIEDMIMAGPFVICPFIMIMLSYVHIITTILKIPSVTGRQKTFSTCSSHLAVVSLYYGSLISIYLFPNRNNIKKILSLLYTVVTPLLNPMIYSLNNRDIKLGFKRIRSKMSSALQMK; from the coding sequence ATGCAGCACAACAGTTCCAATAAAGTGACTAACATTCTGCTCCTAGGATTTGAGAATTTACACAATTttgagatttttttatttcttttttttctgctcatCTTCTGTGTGACGGTATGTGGAAATCTCCTCATCATTCTGGTGGTGTCCTACAACAGATCACTCCACTCTCCCATGTACTTCTTCCTCACACAGCTCTCCTTCCTAGATATTCTACTCACCACCATCATTGTACCCAACCTGCTCCGTCTTATGTTATATGAAGGAGGTTTTGTGTCCTTTAACGGCTGTTTGattcaatttttttccttctcagcCTCAGAAGCAATGGAATGTTTTCTCCTCTCTGTGATGTCCTATGACCGGTATCAGGCCATCTGTCACCCTCTACATTACAACTCAGTCATGGACCTCACATTTTGTATAAAAGCTGTTGTACTGTGTTGGGTGATGACATTTGCTGTTATATTGACTCTTTCAATAATGATGAGTCGTTTGGACTTCTGTGGACCAAACATCATTGACCATTTCTTCTGTGATTTAGATCCTATACTTCAACTTTCCTGCTCAGACACTTTCTTCGTGAAAATAGAAGACATGATTATGGCCGGACCATTTGTAATTTGCCCATTTATTATGATTATGCTTTCATATGTTCATATTATCACTACCATACTGAAGATCCCGTCTGTCACTGGAAGGCAGAAGACATTCTCCACCTGCAGCTCTCACCTGGCTGTGGTGTCCTTATATTATGGGTCACTTattagtatttatttatttccaaaCAGGAACAATATAAAGAAAATCCTCTCCCTGTTGTATACTGTAGTGACCCCACTTCTCAATCCTATGATATACAGTCTGAATAATAGAGATATTAAGCTAGGCTTTAAGAGGATCAGGAGCAAAATGTCTTCTGCCCTTCAAATGAAATAG